AGAACAATTGAGCATTTAGGCTTCTTCACTTTTTACTTGAAACCAAATACAAGGTACTAATTTTGGCAAATGAGTTTATACTTATCAAATGAAATATAGTTTAATGCTTTATAATATTCGTTATGGAACAGGCCGTGGATGGAAGTTTCATGCACCTTTTCCTTTTAGTGGGTTTTTTAGACGAACTCGCCACAATATTGGTAAGATTTCTACATTCATAAATGAAGTGAATCCAGACATTGTCGGGTTGATAGAAGTAGACGGAGGTTCTTATCGTCATTATGGTGAGAATCAGGCAGAATGTGTTGCAAAAAAATTAGGATATAAATTTAACTACAATTCAAAATATCGCCAGGGTTCTAGAACTGGCATGATTCCTCTAATGACTAATCAGGGGAATTCTTTCCTGACAAAACAGAAAATCAAAAGCACAAAGTTGCATTATTTTGATAAAGGCGTAAAACGACTCGTTGTGGAATTGGAATTAGAGGATGTTGTGATATTTTTAGTGCACTTATCTTTATTTTATAAAAATAGGCAACGACAGTTAGCTAGTTTATTGAAAATAGTAGAAACAGCCAGCAAGCCAGTTATTGTAGCAGGTGATTTTAATATGTTCAGAGGTGAAGGCGAGATAAAGGAATTTCTGGATTTATCAGGATTAAAGAATATGAATACGAAGAAGCAGTTGACTTACCCGAGCAAGAAACCAGCGAAGCAGCTAGATTTCATGCTACACAGCCCACAAATAAAAGTCAATTTTTTTAAGGTTTGCAAGGAAGCATTATTCTCGGACCATTTACCACTATGCTGTGAATTTGAGGTTAATTACAGCTAAACTTCCCTAAATAAGAAAAAGTTTAGTGAGCTATTGTTGTTATTTAGTCGATATATATATATGAATAAAAAAATTATAGCTATAAGACCTTGGGAAAGCCCTAGATTTGATAGATTTATTGAAGACTTTAATCAAGAACTAAATTTTTTTCATAGAGAATTAGAGAAGTGCTTAATAGCAACAAAAGAAGAATATAATATTAAGTACAATCAACTTGTTAATTTGTACGAGAACCCTAAGTTAGAAAACATAAAAAAACTATTAGACTCTTTGTCTGAAAAAGATTTGGATTTTCACGGTCCTAGGCACATGAGCAAAGAGGGATTTACCGAACATTTTGTATGTGATTGTCATTTTGGAATAGCAGAATTTAGATGTCTTGCTAAACATATTAAATTATATTGGGGTGAGCTTTCTGTGGAACAGCAAGAACAGTTTGTTGAGTTTTTAATCAAGAAAACTAACGATACGTTAGGCTCAGCTGCGGAATGTGTAACTACTCTTTTGAAAGGATTGGTAGAATTGTTCATTGAATTTGTTCCTGATTTGGATGAGACGTTACAACTTAAAATAGAAGAGAATATAGAAACTAGAAGAAGGTATTATAAAACACATAAGTCACAGTATTGGGATTGATAGGGAATTTTTATTGTTTTATTTGC
This genomic window from Candidatus Margulisiibacteriota bacterium contains:
- a CDS encoding endonuclease/exonuclease/phosphatase family protein; its protein translation is MKYSLMLYNIRYGTGRGWKFHAPFPFSGFFRRTRHNIGKISTFINEVNPDIVGLIEVDGGSYRHYGENQAECVAKKLGYKFNYNSKYRQGSRTGMIPLMTNQGNSFLTKQKIKSTKLHYFDKGVKRLVVELELEDVVIFLVHLSLFYKNRQRQLASLLKIVETASKPVIVAGDFNMFRGEGEIKEFLDLSGLKNMNTKKQLTYPSKKPAKQLDFMLHSPQIKVNFFKVCKEALFSDHLPLCCEFEVNYS